The Methanoplanus sp. FWC-SCC4 genome has a window encoding:
- a CDS encoding PEGA domain-containing protein: MYVKKLQLALILVYFILLLSSPVLAEDNATVLPVTGYITITSDPSAANVAIDGRDIGNTPITGYEIESGTHEITVSKTGYESKTESVTLSPGEQSGISVTLEPVKTPTETETPTPTMTQTPVPTTAPPTVTPTPEPGIGWYVVHCNLDNANVYFDGLLKGTTKNGQLTVEYTVGSTPYNKVTVSKSGYISVSQNLPLPPSAGQTVNTYLTLQPEPSTNGQLTVYSNPSGASVYVDRNFKGSTPLTASLKPGSHALQIAKSGYREINENIFISTGQTLTREYTLQTETEYGTLSVSSDPAGAGVYIDEIYRGLSTVTVKNLVVGNHDIKVTASGYSEWKGTQFVKKNAVMTVHARLVPVAGSNKGYVRVTSEPGEAEVYLDGRYMGLTGEQGTQGSYALTLNPGTYTISVEKTGYRDYEVQTSVSSGQTAWVHAVLVPFTEPLTGSVSVTSDPEGAGVYIDDVYKGITPVQISGVTAGEHQVMLKLDGYGDSHGKVTVSAGGTSTVSVAMKPYTEPTAAPGFGINIIVLGIFVVILYCSRKRG, encoded by the coding sequence ATGTATGTGAAAAAACTCCAGCTGGCACTAATACTTGTTTATTTCATATTACTTCTTTCATCCCCCGTACTGGCGGAAGACAACGCAACAGTCCTCCCTGTAACGGGTTATATAACAATAACATCGGATCCCTCCGCTGCAAATGTTGCAATCGACGGAAGAGATATTGGCAATACTCCTATAACCGGCTATGAAATAGAATCCGGAACACATGAGATAACTGTCTCAAAAACCGGCTATGAATCAAAAACAGAATCAGTAACCCTCTCTCCTGGTGAGCAGAGCGGGATATCTGTAACACTTGAGCCTGTAAAGACCCCGACAGAAACGGAGACTCCAACTCCTACAATGACACAAACTCCTGTACCGACAACTGCTCCTCCGACAGTGACACCCACACCCGAACCCGGAATCGGCTGGTATGTAGTACACTGCAATCTTGACAACGCAAATGTCTATTTTGACGGACTACTAAAAGGAACAACCAAAAACGGGCAGTTAACCGTAGAATACACAGTCGGTTCAACACCATACAATAAAGTGACAGTCTCCAAATCCGGATATATTTCAGTGTCACAAAACCTTCCTTTGCCTCCCTCAGCCGGACAGACCGTTAATACATATCTGACACTTCAGCCTGAACCCTCAACAAACGGACAACTTACTGTCTATTCAAATCCTTCCGGTGCAAGTGTATATGTAGACAGGAATTTCAAAGGATCAACACCTTTAACAGCCTCATTAAAACCGGGATCACATGCCCTTCAGATCGCAAAAAGTGGTTATCGTGAAATTAACGAGAATATATTCATCTCAACCGGGCAGACGCTTACAAGGGAATACACTCTTCAGACAGAGACAGAATACGGGACACTCTCAGTTTCATCAGATCCCGCCGGTGCCGGTGTTTATATTGATGAAATATACAGAGGCCTCTCAACTGTAACCGTAAAAAATCTTGTAGTTGGAAATCATGACATAAAAGTCACGGCTTCGGGTTATTCCGAATGGAAAGGGACCCAATTTGTAAAGAAAAATGCTGTCATGACGGTTCATGCACGTCTCGTCCCTGTCGCAGGTTCAAACAAGGGATATGTGAGAGTAACATCAGAACCCGGAGAAGCGGAAGTCTATCTTGACGGGCGTTACATGGGACTTACAGGAGAACAGGGCACTCAGGGGTCGTATGCATTAACTCTTAATCCCGGAACATACACAATATCTGTTGAAAAAACAGGATATCGTGATTATGAAGTACAGACAAGCGTCAGCAGCGGACAAACAGCATGGGTGCATGCAGTACTTGTCCCGTTCACAGAGCCGCTTACAGGTTCAGTTTCTGTCACATCTGATCCGGAGGGTGCAGGGGTTTACATAGACGATGTCTATAAAGGGATAACTCCTGTTCAAATAAGCGGCGTTACCGCAGGCGAGCATCAGGTTATGCTGAAACTTGACGGATATGGTGACTCTCACGGAAAAGTTACCGTCTCTGCGGGGGGCACTTCAACAGTTTCTGTTGCTATGAAACCATATACAGAACCAACCGCAGCACCGGGATTTGGAATAAATATTATAGTATTGGGAATTTTTGTTGTAATTTTATATTGCAGCAGGAAAAGAGGCTAA
- the wecB gene encoding non-hydrolyzing UDP-N-acetylglucosamine 2-epimerase, translating into MISIILGTRPEIIKMSPIIRECQKRNITFNIIHSGQHYSKNMDSVFFEQLELPAPDYNIHVGSGTQAEQTGNALIGIERILLEKRPDIVLVQGDTNTVLAGAIAASKLNIKIGHVEAGLRSYFREMPEEINRVLTDHCSDYLFAPTEKSRNILLKEGISDKNIFVTGNTVVDAVYQNLELSKKKISILKDYNLKKSGYILATVHRKENVDNPVIFRNILNSFLRISNEFNIPVIYPIHPRAKKMMEMLDCNLSGIIFTEPLDYLSFLQLEQNAKIILTDSGGLQEEACIMKVPCVTLRDNTERPETVDVGANILSGTLSESIFKSVEKMMSIKAEWINPFGDGSSSKKILDILNKDQLL; encoded by the coding sequence ATGATCTCAATAATCCTCGGTACACGTCCCGAAATCATCAAGATGTCCCCTATTATTAGGGAATGTCAAAAAAGGAATATTACATTTAACATTATCCATTCGGGTCAACACTATTCAAAAAATATGGACAGCGTTTTTTTTGAGCAGCTTGAACTTCCGGCACCCGATTATAATATCCATGTGGGTTCAGGAACACAGGCTGAACAAACAGGAAATGCACTAATTGGCATTGAAAGAATACTCCTTGAGAAAAGACCTGATATTGTTCTGGTACAGGGGGATACAAATACGGTACTTGCCGGGGCAATTGCAGCCTCAAAGCTGAATATAAAAATAGGACATGTTGAGGCAGGACTTAGAAGTTATTTCAGAGAAATGCCTGAAGAGATAAACAGAGTTCTTACCGATCACTGCTCTGATTATCTTTTTGCACCTACTGAAAAATCAAGGAATATACTTCTAAAAGAGGGAATTTCAGACAAAAATATATTTGTAACAGGGAATACAGTTGTTGATGCCGTATACCAGAATCTCGAACTTAGCAAAAAAAAGATAAGTATTCTAAAAGATTATAATCTGAAAAAATCAGGCTATATTCTTGCCACTGTTCATAGAAAAGAAAATGTGGACAATCCTGTAATTTTCAGGAATATTTTAAATTCTTTTTTAAGAATTTCAAATGAGTTTAATATCCCGGTTATCTATCCAATTCACCCAAGAGCTAAAAAGATGATGGAAATGTTGGATTGTAATTTAAGTGGCATAATTTTTACTGAGCCACTTGATTATCTCTCATTTCTTCAGTTGGAACAGAATGCAAAAATTATTCTGACTGATTCAGGCGGACTACAGGAAGAGGCATGTATTATGAAAGTCCCCTGTGTAACACTGCGTGATAACACTGAAAGACCTGAAACGGTTGATGTTGGGGCAAACATTCTTTCAGGAACGTTATCTGAAAGTATTTTCAAAAGTGTTGAGAAGATGATGAGCATAAAAGCCGAATGGATCAATCCATTTGGTGATGGTAGCTCATCTAAAAAAATATTGGATATTCTCAATAAAGATCAGCTATTGTAG
- a CDS encoding glycosyltransferase family 39 protein, giving the protein MVKKSRTNQKVKNFSKGYNSENFTEENYSVKSTADLNFNNLKNVLMTNKYAWMLIFLTFAGFVLRFYNLGFNSIWLDEGSTINFAQRSLSGIWEATIGGGEFNPPLFYYLEHFMLTFGESEVTLRFLPALFGALCIPIMYFIGREAVDEKSGIIAAALMTFSSFQIFYSQDARAYTTVLFFFSVALICYLWALKNNNIKWWILFGLFSAISFWTHFYIVIAVGIIFLHAIYTNRNEIRENISNIKPVLAAFAIFTIITIPIIIATITLFFKRAAGGETWGLKGIDVITTTFVQISGGNVMITLIFGLLALAGGYKIFTMKRDLAVLIGLSLILPFIASFILSAAIPMSPRYLIYLLPFYFMAIAGSVKYLPESYNSEKIAALAIVIILLLNLPALMPYYTTYSKNDWRGFSTALESVTNEGDKVVLLPGYMHQPFDYYYDNETDRTEVYQYYTKEELNVLSEENPNSTIYYVVTGDIMSADPTGGSLQWLEQNAVSSGQHTGIYVFKSK; this is encoded by the coding sequence ATGGTAAAAAAAAGTAGAACAAATCAGAAGGTCAAAAATTTTTCCAAAGGTTATAATAGCGAAAACTTCACAGAAGAAAATTATTCTGTAAAATCAACAGCAGATCTTAATTTTAATAACCTGAAAAATGTTTTAATGACAAACAAATATGCCTGGATGTTAATATTTCTGACATTTGCAGGGTTTGTCCTCAGGTTTTATAATCTGGGTTTCAATTCAATATGGCTGGATGAAGGTTCTACAATTAACTTTGCCCAGAGATCTCTTTCCGGAATATGGGAGGCAACTATCGGAGGAGGCGAGTTCAATCCTCCACTATTCTATTATCTAGAACATTTTATGCTGACTTTCGGAGAAAGTGAAGTAACACTAAGATTTTTGCCTGCACTATTTGGTGCACTCTGTATTCCCATAATGTATTTTATCGGAAGAGAAGCGGTAGATGAAAAAAGCGGCATCATTGCAGCTGCACTGATGACTTTTTCCTCATTTCAGATATTCTACTCACAGGATGCAAGAGCATATACAACAGTCCTCTTCTTCTTCTCAGTTGCCCTGATTTGTTATCTGTGGGCCCTTAAAAACAATAATATAAAGTGGTGGATACTTTTCGGTCTTTTTTCGGCAATATCTTTCTGGACACATTTTTATATTGTCATTGCAGTTGGTATCATTTTCCTTCATGCAATTTATACTAACAGAAATGAAATCAGGGAGAATATATCAAACATAAAACCAGTGCTTGCAGCCTTTGCAATTTTTACAATAATTACAATTCCAATAATAATTGCCACAATAACATTGTTTTTTAAACGTGCAGCAGGAGGAGAAACATGGGGCCTGAAAGGAATTGATGTAATAACAACAACTTTTGTCCAGATCTCAGGAGGAAATGTTATGATAACATTAATATTTGGTCTTCTGGCTCTGGCAGGTGGGTATAAGATATTTACAATGAAAAGGGATCTGGCTGTCCTTATTGGGTTATCTCTTATTCTCCCGTTTATTGCAAGTTTTATTCTGTCAGCTGCAATACCAATGAGTCCTAGATATCTCATATATTTATTGCCTTTTTATTTCATGGCAATTGCAGGCTCTGTTAAATATCTCCCCGAATCCTATAATTCAGAAAAAATTGCAGCATTGGCGATAGTTATTATTCTTCTGCTAAATCTGCCAGCACTAATGCCATATTATACAACATATTCAAAAAATGACTGGAGAGGTTTTTCAACAGCCCTTGAAAGTGTTACAAATGAAGGAGACAAAGTTGTTCTTCTGCCTGGATATATGCACCAGCCCTTTGATTATTATTATGATAATGAAACAGACAGGACCGAGGTATATCAGTATTATACAAAAGAAGAACTCAATGTTCTTTCTGAAGAGAATCCCAACTCTACAATATATTATGTAGTTACCGGCGATATTATGTCAGCCGATCCGACAGGAGGTTCACTACAGTGGCTGGAACAAAATGCAGTTTCTTCAGGTCAACATACGGGAATATATGTGTTTAAGTCAAAATGA
- a CDS encoding glycosyltransferase family 2 protein, with translation MEKYDLTIIIPTFNERDNIENIVESVSGVMHDAGIITEVLVVDDNSDDGTIEKVREMQEKYSNLELIVRYDDHGLSQSVTEGFYKAKADIIQVIDADFSHPPKMIPEFYTSVAQDGNDVVIGSRYLKGGDIENWPLKRRLISLGATFFGRILFPEITDPVSGFFAIKRDVIKNAVMKPRGYKILMEVLGKGHWYQAKEIPFVFKDREEGDSKLKLSTIIDYILQCIDIAVYSFKHHETNVWQEWKKIFKFAAVGISGIFVNVGLLYFLTEYFGIFYLISSLIAIETSIITNFILNDLWTFKGNESRFSKKWHRFVSFQFVSVMGVLINMGILWALTEFAGLYYVISNLFGIGAAFAWNFLVNRNITWKKI, from the coding sequence ATGGAAAAATACGATCTTACAATAATAATTCCCACTTTTAATGAGAGAGACAATATAGAAAATATTGTTGAGTCCGTATCAGGCGTTATGCATGATGCAGGCATCATAACCGAGGTTCTGGTTGTTGATGATAATTCTGATGACGGAACCATTGAGAAAGTCAGGGAGATGCAGGAAAAATATTCCAACCTCGAACTTATTGTCCGTTATGATGACCACGGTTTGTCGCAATCCGTCACTGAAGGTTTTTACAAGGCAAAAGCAGATATAATTCAGGTTATTGATGCTGATTTTTCCCATCCTCCAAAAATGATTCCGGAATTTTATACTTCTGTTGCACAGGATGGAAATGATGTTGTAATCGGAAGCAGATATTTAAAAGGAGGAGACATTGAAAACTGGCCTCTAAAAAGACGTTTAATCTCTCTTGGCGCGACATTTTTCGGGAGAATTTTATTTCCGGAAATTACCGATCCTGTAAGTGGTTTTTTTGCTATAAAACGCGATGTGATAAAAAATGCAGTGATGAAACCCCGGGGATATAAAATTTTAATGGAAGTTCTGGGAAAAGGCCACTGGTATCAGGCAAAAGAGATTCCTTTTGTATTTAAAGATCGTGAAGAGGGGGACAGCAAACTCAAACTCTCAACAATAATAGATTATATTCTGCAGTGTATCGACATTGCTGTTTATTCTTTTAAGCATCATGAGACAAATGTCTGGCAGGAATGGAAAAAAATCTTTAAATTTGCTGCTGTCGGCATATCAGGGATTTTTGTAAATGTCGGCCTCCTATATTTTTTAACAGAGTATTTCGGGATATTCTATCTCATATCCAGTTTAATTGCAATTGAAACCTCAATTATTACAAATTTTATCCTCAACGATCTATGGACATTTAAAGGTAATGAATCAAGATTTTCTAAAAAATGGCACAGATTCGTTTCTTTCCAGTTTGTTTCTGTAATGGGTGTTCTGATAAATATGGGCATATTGTGGGCCCTTACGGAATTTGCAGGACTTTATTATGTCATTTCAAATCTGTTTGGTATCGGTGCCGCGTTTGCCTGGAATTTTCTGGTTAACAGGAATATTACCTGGAAGAAAATATAA
- the tsaA gene encoding tRNA (N6-threonylcarbamoyladenosine(37)-N6)-methyltransferase TrmO, which produces MYDIVPIGVVKSPYLTKEQAPSQGRNKDSEEMVIEIFEEYQKGLGDYREVSHLIVLLWFDQAKRDLLFAKPPYSDQEKPVFTTRSPNRPNPVGFDIGRIISVDSGKIMIAGLDAIDNTPVIDIKPYIPSLDCIPGATEGKSKKSGKN; this is translated from the coding sequence ATGTATGATATTGTTCCTATCGGGGTTGTGAAATCCCCTTATCTGACTAAAGAACAGGCTCCCTCACAGGGGAGAAACAAAGACTCCGAAGAGATGGTAATTGAAATATTTGAAGAATATCAAAAAGGGCTTGGTGATTACAGGGAGGTCAGCCATCTTATTGTTCTTTTGTGGTTTGACCAGGCAAAAAGAGATCTCCTTTTTGCAAAGCCACCGTATTCTGATCAGGAAAAACCGGTATTTACTACCCGTTCACCTAACAGGCCAAATCCTGTCGGCTTTGATATCGGGAGAATTATTTCCGTGGATTCCGGGAAAATAATGATTGCGGGTCTTGATGCTATAGACAACACTCCTGTTATTGACATAAAGCCCTACATTCCTTCACTTGACTGTATCCCCGGTGCAACAGAAGGGAAATCAAAAAAATCAGGAAAGAACTGA
- a CDS encoding response regulator — protein MVSSKVLIVDDDIITAMGLESSLKRMGYDVITIVTTGEEAVNAADEKKPDVVIMDINLKDEMEGVFAAEKITSKYNIPVIFLTAHSKDDILKRALKSKPYGYLNKPVRPIEIKSTIETIINKHRAIEAEKELFKSERKHKSLFENMPQGILYISAGDMTITDLNPAAENIIGYKKEEMVNKNYLEIFTGTFSEDGEFYSPENHPSFKSLRSGDKFVEIIGFPGKNSKGKKWIAVTAIPEDEKGCNDQKQIFVTFEDITEKKIAEERFLKAFELFPNAVAIIDIENKKIIEVNNVFLKNMGYKKDQIVGKTLSEIELFADKNEKMAFLNEFKEKGTIKDMPVKALTFSGRIRNGYISSEKILVNNVAHLLMTIIEDRENFWAF, from the coding sequence ATGGTTTCATCAAAAGTGCTGATTGTGGACGATGACATAATTACCGCAATGGGGCTTGAGAGTTCACTAAAGAGAATGGGATATGACGTAATTACAATAGTTACAACAGGTGAAGAGGCTGTAAATGCGGCCGATGAGAAAAAACCTGACGTGGTTATTATGGATATAAATCTCAAAGATGAAATGGAGGGTGTTTTTGCTGCCGAAAAAATCACTTCCAAATACAATATTCCTGTAATCTTCCTGACCGCTCATTCAAAAGATGATATTTTAAAAAGAGCCCTGAAATCAAAGCCGTACGGTTACCTGAACAAACCCGTAAGGCCAATAGAGATTAAATCAACAATTGAGACAATCATAAATAAACACAGAGCAATAGAAGCAGAAAAAGAACTTTTTAAAAGCGAAAGAAAGCACAAATCACTTTTTGAAAATATGCCACAGGGCATCCTCTATATATCAGCCGGAGATATGACAATAACAGACCTCAACCCTGCCGCTGAAAATATTATAGGCTATAAAAAAGAGGAAATGGTAAATAAAAATTATCTGGAAATATTCACAGGCACCTTCTCTGAAGACGGGGAATTTTATTCTCCGGAAAATCATCCGTCCTTTAAATCCCTCCGTTCCGGAGATAAATTTGTTGAAATAATCGGATTTCCGGGTAAAAATTCAAAAGGAAAAAAATGGATAGCTGTAACTGCCATTCCGGAAGATGAAAAAGGGTGTAATGATCAAAAACAGATTTTTGTTACTTTTGAGGACATTACAGAGAAAAAGATTGCAGAAGAGAGATTTTTAAAAGCTTTTGAGCTTTTTCCAAACGCTGTTGCAATAATTGATATTGAAAACAAAAAAATTATTGAAGTGAATAATGTCTTTTTAAAAAATATGGGATATAAGAAAGATCAAATCGTTGGAAAAACCTTATCCGAAATTGAACTTTTTGCAGACAAAAACGAAAAGATGGCATTTTTAAATGAATTTAAAGAAAAAGGGACAATTAAGGATATGCCTGTAAAAGCTCTCACTTTCTCCGGCAGAATACGGAACGGATACATCTCTTCTGAAAAAATTCTAGTAAATAATGTAGCTCACCTCCTCATGACAATTATTGAGGACAGGGAAAATTTCTGGGCTTTTTAG
- a CDS encoding glycosyltransferase, with product MAEFEKTFNCSDGICIVVPCYNESENIPKLIEKIYHYKERGELAGFDFVFVNDGSKDDSYKMITENEKKYSWVKSVNHEKNKGFAEALNSGRNYCLNKNYLYIGQIDCDMTHPLSLLPDMAEYLNEYDMVVASRYVKGGGMKNVPLWRVALSRVAQVAFHMFFRIKTKDATSGFRICKKEIFEQISLREKTFAIQLELTIKAEKAGFKLIEVPFVLVNREFGSSKFNFRQFKTYIKSIFRLMLNK from the coding sequence ATGGCAGAATTTGAAAAGACCTTTAATTGTTCTGACGGGATCTGCATTGTTGTTCCCTGTTATAATGAAAGTGAGAACATCCCCAAATTAATTGAAAAAATATATCATTACAAAGAGCGGGGTGAACTTGCCGGTTTTGATTTTGTTTTCGTCAATGACGGAAGCAAAGATGACAGCTACAAAATGATTACTGAAAATGAAAAAAAGTATTCGTGGGTGAAATCTGTTAACCATGAAAAGAACAAAGGTTTTGCTGAAGCACTGAACAGTGGAAGAAATTATTGTTTAAATAAAAATTACCTGTACATTGGTCAGATTGACTGTGATATGACACATCCTCTCTCACTCCTGCCGGACATGGCTGAATATCTAAATGAATATGACATGGTTGTTGCCAGCAGATATGTAAAAGGAGGTGGAATGAAGAATGTACCTCTTTGGAGAGTGGCGTTAAGCAGAGTGGCACAGGTTGCATTTCATATGTTTTTCAGAATAAAAACCAAAGATGCAACAAGTGGTTTTCGTATCTGCAAAAAAGAGATTTTTGAACAAATTTCACTGCGGGAAAAGACTTTTGCCATACAGCTTGAGTTGACAATAAAGGCGGAAAAAGCAGGTTTTAAACTGATTGAAGTTCCATTCGTGCTTGTTAACAGGGAATTTGGATCTTCAAAATTCAATTTCAGACAGTTTAAAACGTACATAAAATCAATATTTAGGCTTATGCTGAATAAATAA
- a CDS encoding permease: MDTINSLQIASDFFLTIIIELVILFLVVSFLTGLLQEYIPEEKIKGVLSGKRKKFSYFFGSAFGAITPFCSCSTIPILTGLLKAGVPFGACMAFLFASPLLNPIILGLLIAMIGLYQTAVYAVFTFFATSLMGMIVEKAGFESYLKEKIFSDSGSCSCCSCESSKIESEKRTGNNLLKIKNAARFSYGLFRHVFLYLLLGAGIGAFIYGFVPEDLIIAIAGPDNPLAIPLAALIGIPMYIRAETIIPIGTALIGKGMGTGAVMALIIGGAGASIPEVTILSSIFEKKLLAVFVGFVIMTAIIAGLIFQAYALI, encoded by the coding sequence ATGGACACAATAAACAGTCTTCAGATTGCATCTGATTTTTTTCTGACAATAATAATCGAACTGGTGATTCTGTTTTTGGTCGTATCATTCCTGACAGGACTTTTGCAGGAATATATTCCTGAGGAGAAAATTAAAGGGGTTCTGTCCGGGAAAAGAAAGAAATTTTCATATTTTTTTGGTTCTGCATTTGGTGCGATAACTCCTTTTTGTTCATGCTCCACGATTCCGATACTAACCGGTCTGTTAAAGGCAGGTGTTCCTTTTGGTGCCTGCATGGCATTTCTTTTTGCCTCCCCTCTGTTAAATCCGATTATTCTGGGGCTTCTCATTGCAATGATTGGTCTCTATCAGACAGCGGTTTATGCTGTCTTTACATTTTTTGCGACTTCCCTTATGGGCATGATAGTTGAAAAAGCAGGATTTGAGAGTTACCTGAAAGAAAAAATTTTCAGTGATTCCGGTTCATGTTCATGCTGTTCCTGTGAATCTTCAAAAATTGAATCTGAAAAAAGAACAGGAAATAATCTTTTAAAGATAAAAAACGCTGCCAGATTTTCATACGGTCTTTTCAGGCATGTATTTTTATATCTTTTACTCGGTGCAGGCATCGGGGCGTTCATTTATGGTTTTGTCCCCGAAGATCTGATTATCGCAATTGCAGGGCCGGACAATCCGTTAGCAATTCCTCTGGCAGCACTGATTGGAATCCCGATGTACATCCGTGCGGAAACAATTATTCCGATAGGAACGGCACTTATCGGGAAAGGTATGGGAACGGGTGCGGTTATGGCCCTGATTATAGGGGGTGCGGGTGCAAGTATTCCTGAAGTCACAATACTGTCTTCAATATTTGAAAAAAAACTTCTTGCGGTTTTTGTAGGATTTGTGATTATGACCGCCATAATTGCCGGCCTGATCTTTCAGGCTTATGCATTAATCTGA
- a CDS encoding class I SAM-dependent methyltransferase produces MVTDVWDDVWDNKKVNSDYSLNYLNFIEKLDANLSAGKKIIEVGCGTGQTLEIFSRRHSTTGLDISKNALKIAKSKCDNPVNGDMFNMPFPDETFDLVYNSGVIEHFREPGNIRAIKEMARITRKGGNLMIIVPNSHCLWYRIWKYLSIKTNRFEFGYEEDYSLSRLKNAINRASPDLEIIDSFGIQALLPLATNNKEILSENIRKKICKVENYFPYKQHYAYGVGVIAKKSV; encoded by the coding sequence ATGGTCACGGATGTCTGGGATGATGTATGGGATAATAAAAAGGTAAATAGTGATTATAGTCTGAATTATCTGAATTTTATCGAAAAACTGGATGCAAATTTATCTGCTGGAAAAAAAATTATTGAGGTTGGTTGCGGTACGGGACAGACACTTGAAATCTTTTCCCGGCGCCATAGTACCACAGGATTAGATATCTCTAAAAATGCCCTTAAAATTGCAAAATCAAAATGTGATAATCCTGTAAATGGGGACATGTTCAATATGCCTTTTCCTGACGAAACTTTTGATCTGGTATATAATTCCGGGGTTATTGAGCACTTCCGTGAACCTGGAAATATAAGGGCCATAAAAGAGATGGCAAGAATTACAAGAAAGGGAGGCAATTTGATGATTATTGTTCCAAACAGTCATTGTTTATGGTACAGGATCTGGAAATATCTCTCTATAAAAACCAATAGATTTGAATTTGGATATGAAGAGGATTACTCACTCTCAAGGCTTAAAAATGCGATCAATAGGGCATCTCCGGATCTTGAAATTATTGATTCATTCGGTATTCAGGCATTACTGCCCCTTGCTACAAATAATAAGGAAATTTTGTCTGAAAATATTCGTAAAAAAATATGTAAGGTTGAGAATTATTTCCCATACAAACAACATTATGCATATGGCGTTGGTGTAATTGCAAAAAAATCAGTTTAA
- a CDS encoding lysylphosphatidylglycerol synthase transmembrane domain-containing protein encodes MKNKIKYLTIAVGLVLFAYIISNVNLDEILNIFSNIDLVILSITLIIYFFGILFKVLKWRYIAKIISPEFSNTEALASYLVSLSFSVIMPAKMGDLVRIFYLKNKNSEYGMALSAVVMDRIIDIVMLVIMGTISLIVFSYFFNTSIIPNELIFFIILFMLVTIFLLFSRNFGDNIVMPVLKRILPEKLFRILWGYFESYYSGLKILIANPVKLLIASVFGILSWIIPFFYSYTMALSLGIDIPFLYMVVVIPIICIIELLPISVSGIGTRDFALVYLFGLQGISAESALAFSFLYLFICYYLIALIGVLFWLKYPIKITKFEKVKDR; translated from the coding sequence ATGAAAAATAAAATAAAATATTTAACTATTGCTGTTGGACTGGTACTGTTTGCATACATTATAAGCAATGTAAATTTGGATGAGATATTAAATATATTTTCAAATATTGATCTTGTAATATTGTCAATTACGTTAATCATCTATTTTTTTGGAATTTTATTCAAGGTTCTAAAATGGAGATATATTGCAAAGATAATAAGTCCCGAATTTTCAAACACTGAAGCACTTGCGTCATATCTGGTCAGTCTCTCTTTCTCTGTAATAATGCCTGCCAAAATGGGTGATTTGGTTCGAATATTCTATTTAAAAAATAAAAACAGTGAATATGGTATGGCACTTTCTGCCGTTGTTATGGACAGAATAATTGATATTGTTATGCTGGTTATAATGGGAACAATTTCATTAATTGTATTTTCATATTTCTTTAACACAAGTATCATTCCAAATGAACTGATATTCTTTATTATTTTGTTCATGCTAGTTACAATATTTCTGCTTTTCAGTAGAAATTTTGGGGATAACATTGTAATGCCGGTTTTAAAAAGGATTCTGCCTGAAAAGTTGTTTAGAATATTATGGGGTTATTTTGAAAGTTATTATTCAGGTCTTAAAATTTTAATTGCTAATCCTGTTAAACTATTGATTGCATCAGTATTTGGTATTCTTTCGTGGATCATTCCTTTTTTTTATTCGTACACAATGGCACTTTCACTTGGAATAGATATACCTTTTCTATATATGGTCGTTGTAATTCCTATAATCTGTATAATTGAATTGCTCCCAATAAGTGTTTCCGGGATTGGAACCCGTGACTTTGCTCTTGTGTACTTATTTGGCCTTCAGGGAATTTCAGCTGAGAGTGCGCTGGCATTCTCATTTTTATATCTTTTTATCTGTTATTATCTGATTGCTCTTATCGGAGTTTTATTCTGGTTGAAATATCCTATAAAGATCACAAAATTTGAAAAAGTAAAGGATAGATAA